Proteins encoded by one window of Clostridium cagae:
- the holA gene encoding DNA polymerase III subunit delta — protein MINYEVFERDIEKGNIKNSYIFCGLDEELIKDSINSILNKTIGNDKDNLNLIRIDGMKTNYDEIMNACETFPMMSDKKVVIVYRANFLKDKSDEASNKIYKSILKYASDMPPYTILIMYHLFNDKREKPNKNKKLNSLDKLITVVHCDKLRRDSYIKKINDLFKINKKNIGRIELIYFAEKVQSNFDIIKREIDKLISYTDGKEITKRDIDMLISSSGEDDVFDLVELIAQRKIERAMDVMKEILYKSDQHMLIISNIQRHFIKLYDIKTGLRQGKKISNFMTELRLPQFVCEKLVAQSSKFTEKQLSELVKLCVNTENNLKSSGLDKTMEMELLLINTLTVKR, from the coding sequence TTGATTAATTATGAAGTTTTTGAAAGAGACATTGAAAAGGGAAATATAAAAAATTCATATATATTTTGTGGATTAGACGAAGAACTTATAAAGGATTCTATAAATTCAATACTTAATAAGACCATAGGAAATGATAAAGATAATCTTAACTTAATAAGAATAGATGGTATGAAAACAAATTATGATGAAATAATGAACGCATGTGAAACTTTTCCAATGATGAGTGATAAAAAAGTTGTTATTGTATACAGAGCTAATTTTTTGAAGGATAAAAGTGATGAAGCATCTAATAAGATTTATAAAAGCATATTAAAATATGCTTCTGACATGCCACCATACACTATTTTAATAATGTATCACTTATTTAATGATAAAAGAGAAAAACCTAATAAAAATAAAAAGTTAAATTCATTAGATAAATTAATAACAGTTGTACATTGTGATAAATTAAGAAGAGATTCTTATATTAAGAAAATAAATGATTTATTTAAAATAAATAAAAAGAATATAGGGAGAATAGAACTTATATATTTTGCAGAAAAAGTGCAAAGTAATTTTGACATAATAAAAAGAGAAATTGATAAATTGATTTCATATACAGATGGAAAAGAAATAACCAAAAGAGATATTGATATGTTAATATCATCATCTGGAGAAGATGATGTGTTTGATTTAGTTGAGTTAATAGCACAAAGAAAAATAGAACGTGCAATGGATGTAATGAAGGAAATTTTATATAAATCGGATCAACATATGTTAATAATAAGTAATATTCAAAGACATTTTATTAAACTTTATGATATAAAAACTGGATTAAGACAAGGAAAAAAGATAAGTAATTTTATGACTGAGTTAAGATTACCACAATTTGTTTGCGAAAAATTAGTTGCTCAAAGTAGTAAGTTTACAGAAAAGCAATTAAGTGAACTTGTTAAATTGTGTGTTAATACAGAAAATAATTTGAAATCTAGTGGACTAGATAAGACTATGGAAATGGAATTATTGCTTATTAATACTTTAACAGTAAAAAGATAG
- the gpr gene encoding GPR endopeptidase — protein MMDVRTDLAIESREMYIKKHNREIDGVIAEEEQEGDIKFTTVKIENEDGAKKMGKPVGNYITIDIPEFTVYDGGIMDDVSKVLGKILKRLINLEEKQTALVVGLGNWQVTPDALGPKVAEKIMVTRHLQVVMPEAIDDSVRPVCAIAPGVLGITGIETGEIIKSLVDKVKPDVVVCIDALASRRIERVNRTIQISDTGISPGAGVGNNRKEISEKTLGVKVIAVGVPTVVDAATIANDSIDLVIDELISKSSSGKEFYNMLKDIDKSEKKLLIKEVLSANVGELIVAPKEVDMIIEALSKIISNGVNMALQPDMEMEDINKFLN, from the coding sequence ATAATGGATGTTAGAACAGATTTGGCAATTGAATCAAGGGAAATGTATATAAAGAAACATAATAGAGAGATAGACGGAGTTATTGCAGAAGAAGAACAAGAGGGAGATATAAAGTTTACTACAGTAAAGATAGAAAATGAAGATGGAGCTAAAAAAATGGGTAAACCTGTAGGAAATTATATAACAATAGATATTCCAGAGTTTACAGTTTATGATGGTGGAATAATGGATGATGTTTCTAAGGTTTTAGGAAAAATATTAAAAAGGCTTATTAATTTAGAGGAAAAGCAAACAGCACTAGTAGTTGGTCTTGGAAATTGGCAAGTAACACCAGATGCTTTAGGCCCTAAAGTCGCAGAAAAAATAATGGTAACTAGACATTTGCAAGTTGTTATGCCTGAGGCTATTGATGATTCTGTAAGACCTGTATGTGCTATAGCGCCAGGAGTATTAGGTATAACAGGTATTGAAACAGGTGAAATTATAAAGTCTTTAGTGGATAAAGTTAAGCCAGATGTAGTAGTTTGTATAGATGCACTAGCTTCAAGACGTATAGAAAGAGTTAATAGAACAATACAAATCTCAGATACTGGAATATCTCCAGGTGCAGGTGTTGGGAATAATAGAAAAGAAATAAGTGAAAAAACATTAGGTGTAAAAGTAATTGCAGTAGGTGTACCAACAGTTGTTGATGCAGCTACAATTGCCAATGATTCTATAGATTTAGTTATAGATGAATTAATAAGTAAATCTTCATCAGGAAAAGAATTTTATAATATGTTAAAAGATATTGATAAATCAGAAAAGAAACTTCTTATAAAAGAAGTTTTATCTGCTAATGTTGGTGAATTAATAGTAGCACCAAAAGAAGTAGATATGATAATAGAAGCATTATCTAAAATTATATCTAATGGTGTGAATATGGCACTTCAGCCTGATATGGAGATGGAAGACATAAATAAATTTTTAAATTAG
- a CDS encoding ComEC/Rec2 family competence protein — MNTKRIEEVANPIVYIFITLILSSITFGLFSDFKKLTIFIVGFFFICVFYYCGISFTIVISLMFVMGLFMNFSYYHINFNADVETEVRILKNNSYETIGCYNGKKIIIENLQDKLTQGDKFNVKGTLKDNSIKEKGIVGILFINNIQKSDDDFISNLYHIKNKVYKMLEENLGKRKAGLISSIAFGYSECLDDEDKDYMKNFGIIHAISVSGLHVAIVYSVLKRFLGVKIGLIATIIYVLFTGSNYSSIRAFLMLSTLELSYLLKRNNNSISALSISGIILLLMRPYAVFEISFHLSYLATLGIILYNKKFNHKFYKLPKVLRNTLSISLSAQIFTFPYLILVFKDISINFILGNLFLMPFINLIVICGNALPITYVIPRLFDFCSYINLLILKWFDWTLDKLEYYSLPIINGNEYIAIFYMSILISLYFIKNNQDKFIYLPILFILAITVELYSPLPKIQYYDEGAFLVTYKGDRLLVTNKNNIDMKRLKNITFSTKIYRENGIINIDDKAKIKQYKNNCILKIDNKNYVLKTNNKKVNSKDYDIINFRDNNINKIILFKGKVLF, encoded by the coding sequence TTGAACACAAAAAGAATTGAAGAAGTAGCTAATCCAATAGTATATATTTTTATAACACTAATATTGAGTTCAATTACTTTTGGATTATTTTCTGATTTTAAGAAGCTTACAATTTTTATTGTTGGCTTCTTTTTTATATGTGTTTTTTATTATTGTGGAATTAGTTTTACAATTGTAATTAGTTTGATGTTTGTAATGGGATTATTCATGAATTTTTCATATTACCATATTAATTTTAATGCAGATGTAGAAACAGAAGTAAGAATATTAAAAAATAATTCATATGAAACAATAGGATGTTATAATGGGAAAAAAATTATAATAGAAAATTTACAAGATAAGTTAACTCAAGGTGATAAATTTAATGTAAAAGGAACATTAAAAGATAATTCTATTAAAGAAAAGGGAATAGTAGGAATTCTTTTTATAAACAATATACAAAAAAGTGATGATGATTTTATAAGTAACCTGTATCATATTAAAAATAAAGTATATAAAATGCTAGAAGAAAACCTTGGAAAAAGAAAGGCAGGGCTTATTTCATCTATTGCATTTGGTTATTCAGAGTGTCTTGATGATGAAGATAAAGATTATATGAAAAACTTTGGAATAATACATGCGATTAGTGTTTCAGGATTACATGTGGCTATAGTATATAGTGTTTTAAAGCGTTTTTTAGGAGTTAAGATAGGTCTAATAGCTACAATAATATATGTTTTATTTACTGGTAGTAATTATTCAAGTATTAGGGCATTTTTAATGCTAAGTACACTAGAACTAAGTTACTTATTGAAACGAAATAATAATTCTATCTCAGCATTGAGCATATCTGGAATAATACTTTTACTTATGAGACCATATGCTGTTTTTGAAATTTCATTTCATTTATCATATTTAGCAACATTAGGAATAATTCTGTATAATAAGAAATTTAATCATAAGTTTTATAAATTGCCTAAGGTGTTAAGAAATACTTTAAGTATTAGTTTATCCGCTCAAATTTTTACTTTCCCATATTTAATTTTAGTGTTCAAAGATATTTCTATTAATTTTATATTAGGAAACTTATTTTTAATGCCCTTTATTAATTTAATAGTTATATGTGGCAACGCTTTACCAATTACATATGTTATACCTAGATTATTTGATTTTTGCAGTTATATTAATTTACTTATATTAAAATGGTTTGATTGGACATTAGATAAATTAGAGTACTATTCATTACCTATAATCAATGGTAATGAATATATAGCTATATTCTATATGAGTATTTTAATAAGTTTATATTTTATAAAAAATAATCAAGATAAGTTTATTTATTTACCTATTTTATTTATATTGGCAATAACCGTTGAATTATATAGTCCGTTACCCAAAATACAATATTATGATGAAGGAGCTTTTTTAGTTACTTATAAAGGTGATAGGTTACTTGTAACAAATAAAAATAATATAGATATGAAAAGATTAAAAAATATAACTTTTTCTACAAAAATATATAGAGAAAATGGAATTATAAATATAGATGATAAGGCTAAAATAAAACAATATAAAAATAATTGTATATTAAAGATTGATAATAAAAATTATGTTCTTAAAACTAATAATAAAAAAGTTAATTCTAAGGATTATGATATAATAAATTTTAGAGATAATAATATAAATAAAATTATACTATTTAAAGGTAAAGTGCTATTTTAG
- the hemW gene encoding radical SAM family heme chaperone HemW: MKELFLKEISLYIHIPFCKQKCLYCDFPSYSGKEKFISEYINSLNKEIRAKASNYKIKSIFIGGGTPSYLNEIELEKLLKCINTLTLEENLEFTMECNPGSLNEDKLKIMKKYNVNRISMGLQSTKPSLLKEIGRIHTLEEFENNYLLARKVGFKNINIDLMFGLPNQSVEDWRKTLEKIIEFNPEHISAYSLIIEEGTCFYNLYNQGKLNLPSEEKERDMYLLTKELLKDNGYSQYEISNFSKEEKECYHNIVYWQLNEYLGVGVSASSYINGKRIKNIDDIEFYIKNINNNQSVENEIYENNINDDMEEFVFMGLRMINGIEERDFKERFKKDINEVYGEVIDKNIKQELLVRNEGRIYLTSRGIEVSNSVMSDFII; encoded by the coding sequence ATGAAAGAACTATTTTTAAAAGAAATATCTTTATATATACATATTCCATTCTGCAAGCAAAAATGCTTATATTGTGATTTTCCATCATATTCTGGAAAAGAAAAATTTATTAGTGAGTACATAAATTCGCTTAATAAGGAGATTAGAGCTAAAGCTAGCAATTATAAAATTAAAAGTATATTTATTGGAGGAGGTACTCCCTCTTATTTAAATGAAATAGAATTAGAGAAACTTTTAAAATGCATTAATACATTAACATTAGAAGAAAATCTAGAATTTACTATGGAATGTAATCCAGGTAGTTTAAATGAAGATAAGTTAAAAATCATGAAAAAATACAATGTAAATAGAATAAGTATGGGACTTCAATCTACAAAACCATCTCTTCTAAAAGAAATTGGAAGAATTCATACTCTTGAAGAATTTGAAAATAATTATTTATTGGCAAGAAAAGTAGGATTTAAAAATATAAATATAGATTTAATGTTTGGATTACCAAATCAAAGTGTAGAAGATTGGAGAAAAACATTAGAGAAAATAATAGAATTTAATCCAGAACATATATCTGCATATAGTTTAATAATCGAAGAGGGAACTTGTTTTTATAATTTATATAATCAAGGTAAATTAAATTTACCTTCAGAAGAAAAAGAAAGAGATATGTATTTGCTTACAAAAGAACTTTTAAAAGATAATGGATATAGTCAATATGAAATTTCTAATTTTTCAAAAGAAGAAAAAGAATGTTATCATAATATAGTTTATTGGCAATTAAATGAATATTTAGGAGTTGGGGTTTCGGCAAGTTCGTACATTAATGGGAAGAGAATAAAAAATATAGATGATATAGAGTTTTATATTAAAAATATAAATAATAATCAAAGCGTAGAAAATGAAATTTATGAAAATAATATAAATGATGATATGGAAGAGTTTGTGTTTATGGGCCTTAGAATGATTAATGGAATAGAAGAAAGAGACTTTAAAGAGAGGTTTAAAAAAGATATTAATGAGGTATATGGAGAAGTTATTGATAAAAATATTAAGCAAGAATTATTAGTTCGTAATGAGGGTAGAATATATTTGACATCTCGTGGAATAGAAGTATCAAATAGTGTTATGAGTGATTTTATAATATAA
- the lepA gene encoding translation elongation factor 4, with amino-acid sequence MSERQKYIRNFSIVAHIDHGKSTLADRLLETTGTLTKREMEEQILDNMDIERERGITIKSQAARLVYRRENGEEYIFNLIDTPGHVDFTYEVSRSLAACEGALLVVDATQGIQAQTLANCYLALDNDLEISPVINKIDLPSARPEEVKQEIEDVIGIDADSAPMISAKTGLNIEQVLESIVETLPPPNGDEEAPLKALIFDSYYDSYKGVVSIVRVLDGKVKPGDKIKLMATNKVYDVTEVGVFIPSALAVPELSAGDVGYITASIKNVRDARVGDTITEASRPTEKALPGYKPAIPMVYSGIYPVDGAKYDELKEALEKLQINDAALNFEPETSIALGFGFRCGFLGLLHMEIIQERVEREFNLDIITTAPSVIYKVTKTNGEVFDITNPTNLPPMTEIDFMEEPVVKASIITPTDYVGAVMELCQERRGIYIDMEYIEETRAVITYDMPLNEIVYDFFDTLKSRTRGYASLDYEFKGYKTTKLVKLDILLNGDVVDALSMIVPDERAYSKGRGIAEKLKEIIPRQMFEVPIQAAVGSKIIARETVKAMRKDVLAKCYGGDISRKKKLLEKQKEGKKRMRQVGSVEVPQEAFMAVLKVD; translated from the coding sequence ATGAGTGAAAGACAAAAATATATACGAAATTTTTCAATAGTAGCACATATCGATCATGGTAAGTCAACACTTGCAGATAGATTATTAGAAACAACAGGAACGTTAACTAAGAGAGAAATGGAAGAACAAATCTTAGATAATATGGACATTGAAAGAGAAAGAGGCATAACAATAAAGTCTCAAGCAGCTAGATTGGTTTATAGAAGAGAAAATGGAGAAGAGTATATATTTAATCTTATAGATACTCCAGGGCATGTGGATTTTACATATGAAGTCTCTAGAAGTTTAGCAGCATGTGAAGGTGCTTTATTAGTAGTTGATGCAACTCAAGGAATTCAAGCACAAACTTTAGCAAATTGTTATTTAGCTTTAGATAATGATTTAGAAATTTCACCAGTTATAAATAAAATTGATTTACCTTCAGCTAGACCAGAAGAAGTAAAACAAGAAATTGAAGATGTAATAGGAATAGATGCAGACAGTGCACCTATGATTTCAGCAAAAACAGGTTTAAATATAGAGCAGGTTTTAGAAAGTATAGTTGAAACTTTACCTCCACCTAATGGAGATGAAGAAGCACCGTTAAAGGCTTTAATTTTTGATTCTTATTATGACAGTTATAAGGGTGTTGTATCTATTGTAAGAGTACTTGATGGTAAAGTAAAACCAGGTGATAAAATAAAACTTATGGCAACTAACAAAGTTTATGATGTAACTGAAGTAGGTGTGTTTATTCCAAGCGCACTTGCAGTTCCAGAATTAAGCGCAGGAGATGTTGGTTACATAACAGCATCAATAAAGAATGTTAGAGATGCAAGAGTTGGTGATACTATAACAGAAGCTAGTAGACCAACAGAAAAGGCATTACCAGGATATAAACCAGCAATACCTATGGTTTATTCAGGAATATATCCAGTAGATGGAGCAAAATATGATGAATTAAAGGAAGCATTAGAAAAATTACAAATAAATGATGCAGCATTAAACTTTGAACCTGAAACATCTATTGCATTAGGTTTTGGTTTTAGATGTGGATTCTTAGGATTATTACATATGGAAATAATTCAAGAAAGAGTTGAAAGAGAATTTAATTTAGATATAATCACTACAGCACCATCAGTTATATATAAGGTTACCAAGACAAATGGTGAAGTATTCGATATTACTAATCCAACTAATTTACCGCCAATGACAGAAATAGATTTTATGGAAGAGCCAGTGGTAAAAGCATCTATAATTACACCAACTGATTATGTCGGAGCTGTTATGGAATTATGTCAAGAACGCCGTGGGATTTATATAGACATGGAATATATAGAAGAAACAAGAGCGGTAATAACTTATGATATGCCGTTAAATGAAATAGTTTATGACTTTTTTGATACATTAAAATCTAGAACTAGAGGATACGCATCTTTAGATTATGAATTTAAAGGATACAAGACAACTAAGTTAGTTAAGCTTGATATTTTATTAAATGGAGATGTAGTTGATGCATTATCAATGATAGTTCCAGATGAAAGGGCTTATAGCAAAGGAAGAGGCATAGCTGAGAAATTAAAAGAAATAATTCCAAGACAAATGTTTGAAGTTCCAATTCAAGCTGCAGTTGGTTCAAAAATTATAGCAAGAGAAACCGTAAAAGCTATGAGAAAAGATGTATTAGCTAAATGTTATGGTGGAGATATTTCAAGAAAGAAGAAATTACTTGAAAAGCAAAAAGAAGGTAAGAAGAGAATGAGACAGGTTGGTTCTGTTGAAGTACCACAAGAAGCATTTATGGCAGTATTAAAAGTAGATTAA
- the hrcA gene encoding heat-inducible transcriptional repressor HrcA has translation MTIDDRKIKILQAIINDYIHTGDPVGSRTIAKKYNLGVGSATIRNEMADLEDMGYLEQPHASSGRVPSNKGYRLYVDSLMENQLLTPEENLKIKQYIIDTAMLEVDKIVRQTSSLLSELTNLTCVIQTPSVNKSFIKSLQLMKVDSTTLVSVIITDAGVMKNHIIRVNSTPTIEELNKINAVINRRLVNLCIEQINLQVINQLKEDLQGYDELFNALLTPLYETLKNAADSPDLIMEGATNIFNYPEYNDIEKAKEMLSLLNDKESLRDLLKTNKDITIRIGEENYKPQAKECSIIAAEYSFGNRPIGTIGLIGPKRIDYSKVISIMAEIVKELNNILNNQSK, from the coding sequence ATGACTATTGATGATAGAAAAATAAAAATACTCCAAGCTATTATCAATGATTATATTCATACTGGAGATCCAGTTGGCTCTAGAACTATTGCTAAAAAGTATAACCTAGGAGTGGGATCTGCAACTATTAGAAATGAAATGGCAGATCTTGAAGATATGGGTTATTTAGAACAGCCTCATGCATCGTCAGGGAGAGTTCCATCTAATAAAGGATATAGATTATATGTTGATAGTTTGATGGAAAATCAATTACTAACACCTGAAGAAAATTTAAAAATAAAGCAATATATTATAGATACAGCTATGTTAGAAGTAGATAAGATAGTTAGACAAACAAGTTCACTATTATCAGAACTTACTAATTTAACTTGTGTAATTCAAACTCCATCAGTAAATAAAAGTTTTATTAAATCACTTCAGTTGATGAAAGTAGATAGTACTACATTAGTATCAGTAATAATAACAGATGCTGGAGTAATGAAAAATCATATAATAAGAGTTAATTCAACTCCTACAATTGAGGAATTGAATAAGATAAATGCAGTTATTAATAGGAGACTCGTAAATCTTTGTATAGAACAAATAAACTTGCAAGTTATCAATCAATTAAAAGAAGATTTACAAGGATATGATGAGTTATTTAATGCTCTTTTAACTCCATTATATGAAACATTAAAAAATGCAGCAGATTCACCTGATTTAATTATGGAGGGCGCTACTAATATATTTAACTATCCAGAATACAATGATATTGAAAAAGCTAAGGAAATGTTATCTCTTCTTAATGATAAAGAATCATTAAGAGATTTACTTAAAACCAACAAAGATATAACTATTAGAATAGGTGAGGAAAATTATAAGCCTCAAGCTAAGGAATGTAGTATAATCGCTGCGGAATATTCTTTTGGAAACAGACCAATTGGAACTATTGGATTAATAGGTCCTAAAAGAATAGACTATTCTAAAGTAATATCAATAATGGCTGAAATTGTAAAAGAATTAAATAATATATTAAATAATCAGAGTAAATAA
- the rpsT gene encoding 30S ribosomal protein S20, whose protein sequence is MANIKSAKKRIKVTETKTLNNRMIKSALKTVIKKFEAAVAGNNVEEAKTVFVAVTKSLDVAASKGVVHKNMAARKKSRLAAKLNAMA, encoded by the coding sequence ATGGCAAACATAAAATCAGCAAAAAAGAGAATTAAAGTTACTGAAACTAAAACTTTAAACAATAGAATGATTAAATCAGCGTTAAAAACTGTAATTAAAAAGTTTGAAGCTGCTGTAGCTGGTAACAATGTTGAAGAAGCTAAAACTGTTTTCGTAGCAGTAACTAAGTCTTTAGATGTGGCTGCTTCAAAAGGTGTTGTTCACAAAAACATGGCTGCAAGAAAGAAATCTAGATTAGCTGCGAAATTAAACGCTATGGCGTAA
- the grpE gene encoding nucleotide exchange factor GrpE, whose protein sequence is MEYNDETLKNEEVEETIEEVIEENEKKEDNIENNDKENLNDESSKESLNEEEDELSMMKKHKVENEKLKQEIEALNDRVLRITAEYDNYRKRTTKEKQGIYSDACVDVLKELVPVLDNLERAVAAEGSLEDLKKGVEMTIKSCQSSFEKLGVEEIDASADFDPNLHQAVMHIEDENIGKNQIAEVFLKGYKKEDKVIRYTVVKVAN, encoded by the coding sequence ATGGAATATAATGATGAAACTTTAAAAAATGAAGAAGTAGAAGAGACAATTGAAGAGGTTATCGAAGAAAATGAAAAAAAAGAAGATAACATTGAAAATAATGATAAGGAAAATCTAAATGATGAATCTTCTAAAGAATCTTTAAATGAAGAAGAGGATGAACTTAGCATGATGAAAAAGCACAAGGTAGAAAATGAGAAGTTGAAGCAAGAAATAGAAGCTTTAAATGATAGAGTATTAAGAATTACTGCTGAATATGACAACTACAGAAAGAGAACAACTAAAGAAAAACAAGGCATATATTCAGATGCTTGTGTAGATGTATTAAAAGAATTAGTTCCTGTTTTAGATAATCTTGAAAGAGCAGTTGCTGCAGAAGGAAGTCTTGAAGATCTAAAAAAAGGTGTTGAGATGACAATAAAATCTTGCCAAAGCTCTTTTGAAAAATTAGGAGTTGAAGAAATAGATGCATCAGCAGATTTTGACCCAAATCTTCATCAAGCAGTAATGCATATAGAAGATGAGAATATTGGAAAAAATCAAATTGCAGAAGTTTTCTTAAAAGGATATAAAAAAGAAGATAAAGTAATTAGATATACAGTTGTTAAAGTAGCTAACTAA
- a CDS encoding stage II sporulation protein P, which produces MYKLTLGRKNFKQQNARTKFLSRINSGLIVLIIIVFIFFLRVGSVLKQCNERGGYAYVQLLNLGMPIVKEQVYNEESYAENNLSLKNILLKSVGLDGLTYENILKSEVGFFNNIDKNDESTLTFNQFSVNEDSILKFSSNEKSLNSKIYDASLKKELNVSKPEILIYHTHTTENYAEASVDTTDENANVVGVGDVLAKELEENYGISVIHDKTNHSVSYNDSYSRSSETVDKYLKKYGDFKIILDLHRDSVPDKGAMTTKVEGTEAAKIMFVNAKNSTRYDKNKELTENIFKKTEELFPGLTRKILTYNRGKNAFNQSKSDGSVLFEMGSNVNSIEEAKVTARCMARVLAEILNK; this is translated from the coding sequence TTGTATAAACTTACATTAGGAAGAAAAAATTTTAAACAACAGAATGCAAGAACTAAGTTTCTTTCCAGAATTAACAGTGGACTAATAGTATTAATTATTATAGTGTTTATATTCTTTCTAAGGGTTGGCAGTGTATTGAAGCAATGTAATGAGAGAGGTGGATATGCATATGTTCAATTATTAAACTTAGGAATGCCAATAGTAAAAGAACAAGTTTATAATGAAGAAAGTTATGCGGAAAATAATTTATCTTTAAAAAATATTTTATTAAAATCAGTTGGTTTGGATGGGTTAACATATGAGAATATATTAAAAAGTGAAGTTGGCTTTTTTAATAATATAGATAAAAATGATGAGTCTACATTAACATTTAATCAATTTAGCGTAAATGAAGACAGTATATTAAAATTTTCATCAAATGAAAAATCATTAAATAGTAAGATTTATGATGCGTCATTAAAAAAGGAACTAAATGTATCTAAACCTGAAATTTTGATTTATCATACACATACAACTGAAAATTATGCAGAGGCTTCAGTTGATACTACTGATGAAAACGCAAATGTAGTTGGAGTTGGAGACGTATTAGCAAAAGAATTAGAAGAGAACTATGGAATTTCAGTAATACATGATAAAACAAATCATAGTGTTTCATATAATGATAGTTATTCAAGATCAAGTGAGACTGTAGATAAGTATCTAAAAAAATATGGTGATTTTAAAATTATATTAGATTTGCATAGAGATTCTGTGCCTGATAAAGGTGCTATGACTACAAAAGTTGAAGGGACAGAAGCTGCTAAAATTATGTTTGTAAATGCTAAAAATAGTACAAGGTACGATAAAAACAAAGAGTTAACAGAAAATATATTTAAAAAGACAGAAGAATTATTTCCGGGATTAACAAGAAAAATCTTAACTTATAATAGAGGAAAAAATGCATTTAATCAAAGCAAAAGTGATGGAAGTGTTCTTTTTGAAATGGGATCTAATGTAAATTCGATTGAAGAAGCAAAAGTTACAGCAAGATGCATGGCTAGAGTACTTGCTGAAATATTAAATAAATAA